GCCTCATCGGGCTCGGTCCCGGCGACGAGGTCATCTGCCCCTCCTTCACCTACGTCGCGGGCCACCAGGCGCTGAGCCGCACCGGCGCCGACATCGTGTTCTGCGACGTCGAGCCCGACACGCTGTGCATCGACCCCGACCAGGTGCGGGCGCTCATCACCGACCGCACCCGCGCCATCCTCGCCGTCGACTACCTCGGGCTGCCCTGCAAGCTCGACGAGCTGATGCAGATCGCCCACGAGCACGGCCTGCGCGTCATCGAGGACGCCGCCCACGCCTTCGGCACCCTCAGCGACGGACGGCCCGTGGGCTCCTTCGGCGACATCACCTGCTTCAGCTTCGGTCCGGTCAAGATGATGACCACCCTGGAGGGCGGCGCGGTGGTGACCGGCGACCCGGCCGACACCCAGGTGCTGCGCGAGCTGCGCCACCTCGGGATCGACTCCGACACCGACGCCCGCTACCGCAACCAGCGCAACTGGGACTTCGACGTCGTCCGCCAGGGCTACCGCTGCCACCTCGGGTCCGTGCCGTCCGCGATCGGGCTGGCCCAGCTGGCGATGGTCGACGAGTTCATCGGCAACCGCCAGGACTACTGCCGCTACTACGACGCGCAGCTCGGCGACCTCGACGGCCTGCAGCTGTTCGAGACCGACTGGGAGGGCATCGCGCCGTACATCTACGTCGTGCGGGTGCGCGACCCCGAGCTGCGCCAGGACCTCGTCGAGCACCTCAAGAGCCGCGGCGTCGCGACCGGCATCCACTTCCTGGGCGCCCACGAGTTCAGCTTCTACGCCGACGCCCGTCGGGGCCCGCTCGACGTGACGGAGCTGGCCACGCAGCAGGTGCTGACGCTGCCGCTGCACCCCTACATGGACACCGCGACCCTCGACCGGGTGGTGTCGGGGATCCGGTCGTTCTTCGAGGCCGCTGCCGACGGCGCGGAGGGCATCGCTCAGACTGCCTAGATGCACCTCGGCAGACTCCTGCGTCTCCCGCCCACCGCTCGGCGGGCGGGCTGGAACCTCCTCGACCAGGTCATCTCCGCCGGCACCAACGCCGCGTTGTCCTTCATCGTGGCCAACTCGGTCGACGAGACCAGCTTCGGCGGCTTCGCGGTGGCCTTCACCGTGTTCTCGCTCGCCATCGGTCTGAGCAGGGCGTTCTCGACCTCGCCGCTCGCCATCCGCTTCAGCGACGTCCCCGAGGGGGACTACCGGGCGGCCGCCGGCGCGGCCGTGGGCACCGCCGTCACGATGGGCCTCATCGGCTCGGTGCTGGCGCTGGTGGGAGCGGCGCTCGTCGACGGCGTGGCCGGCCAGAGCCTGCTCGCCCTGGCCGTCGTGCTCCCGGGCCTGCTCGCCCAGGACGCCTGGCGCTACGTCTTCATCGCCGCCGGGCGTCCGGCGGCGGCGGTGGTCAACGACGGCGCCTGGGCGGTCGTCCAGATCGCGGCTGTCGTGGCCCTGGTGACGGCCGGCGCCTCCTCGGTCGCCCTGCTGATCGTGGCGTGGGGCGTCTCCGCCGCCGCGGCCGCGCTCCTCGGGGTGCGCCAGGGCCGCAGCTGGCCGCACGTGCGGCGTGCGAGGAGCTGGTTGCGCGACCACCGCGACCTCACGGGCTACGTCGCGGCCGAGTTCGCGACCCTGCAGTTCCTGCAGCAGGGTGCGCTGCTGGTGATCGCCACGATCGGCTCGCTGGCCACCATCGGCGCCCTGCGCGGCGCCCAGGTCCTGCTGGGACCGGTGGCGATCCTGGCCGTCGCCGCCTTCGGCTTCGCGGTGCCCGAGCTGTCACGACAACGGCGCCGCTTCAACCGCCGGCAGTGGCTGGTGTGGTCCGGCAGCATGTCGCTCGTGGTGGCCCTGCTGGGCCTGACCTGGGGCCTGTTCTTCCTGCTCGCCCCCGACGTCGTCGGCGAGACCCTGCTCGGCAGCACCTGGCCGGGGACCCAGACGGTGCTGGTCCCGGGCATCGTGCAGAGCTTCTCCGCCGCCCTCGGGGTCGGCTTCGCCTCGGCGCTCTACGCCATGGACCGCGCCCCGCTGACCATGATCGTCCACGTCCCGCAGGCGACCCTGATGTTCCTGCTCGGCGTGGGCGGCGCCGTCCTCCACGGTGCCCAGGGTGCCGCGTGGGGCTTCGCCGCGGCGTTCACCGTGGTGCTGCCGATCTGGGGCTTCCTCGTCGTGCGCGAGGCCGGCAGGACCGTCGAGCGGTTCGCCCGCGAGGCGGCCGAGGAGTCCGCGGAGTCCGCCTGAGCGGCGTCCCGGGTCAGAGGAACAGCGTCCGGTAGCGCAGGCTGCCCCGCACCCGCCCGACCTGGTGCCCGACCTGCGTCGCGACGCGCTCGCGGCCACCCGGCCGCCACGCGGTGAGCACCGCCAGCAGCACCCGGGCGCAGCTGACGAGCACCTGCGCCGGCCCCCGGCGCGGCATGCCGTGCGCGCGGTGGCGCCGGTACAGCGCGACCTCGCCCTCGCCGTAGCCCAGCTCCTGGTGCCAGACCTGCGAGGCGCCCTCGCGGTAGCGGTAGTGCAGCACCGCCTCCGGCACGAACTCCGCGCGTACGCCGGCCCGGTGCAGCCGCCAGCAGACGTCGAGGTCGTGCTGGGTCGGCAGCGAGGCGTCCCAGCCGCCCACCAGCTCCATCGCCGCCCGGGTCGAGCCCATCGCGGCCCCCACCACGGCGGGCAGGTAGTCGTCGTAGGTCTCGATCCGCTCGGTCTGGAGCGGACGCCGTCGACGCTGCACCTCGGGGCTGTTGAGCCGGGTGATGTCGACCTTGCCGCCGACCAGCTCGGCGGTGCGCAGGGCCCGTCCGAGGTGGAGCAGGTAGTCGGTCTCGACCAGGTCGTCCGCGTCGAGGAAGGCGATGACCTCGCCGGTGCTGGTCGCGATGCCGTGGTTGATGGCCGAGGGCTGGTAGCCCGGGTCGGGGTTGCGGCGCAGCGTCCAGCGCTCGAAGCGGTCGGCGTAGCGGCCCGCGACCTCGACCGTGTCGTCGGTGGAGCCGTTGTCGACGAACACGACCTCCCACCAGCCCGGGTAGACCTGGGCCGCGAGCGCCTCGAGGGTCTCGGGCAGGGCGTCCGCACCGTTGCGGCAGGCCATCACCACGCTGAGCGAGGGCAGTGCGTCGGCTCCGGGTGCTGGGTCGGCGCTCACGGGTCCCCCGTCGTGGAGTGGTGAAGATCGTCGCAGGTGAGGCTATCGTCGGGTGCCAACAGCCCGGCGGCTCGGCAGTGCCCCGCCGGGCCATGTCTGCATCAACATGCAATGCGCACTCGTGCAGCCCGTCGGCGGGGTTGCACGCCTGCGCAACGGGGGATCATCTTCTCGCCCCCTCGAGAAGGAGTTTCCCATGAGCTTTCGCCGCATCGCCCAGTCCACTGCCGCCGCTCTGCTCGCCGTCGGGGTCTTCTCCGTCGGTGTCGCACCCGCCGGTGCCGCGACCGTCACCAAAGTGGGTGGCGGCGCCCACACCAGCGACACCGCCTGGGACTGATCCCGGGTCGCCTGGCGGGCGCTGATCTCGGGACGGCGCGGGGCGGAAGGATCGCCGAGTCGGTCAATTGTCGGGGGCCGACTCCGTGTCCTTCTGCCCCATCGCCAGTCCGAGCTGGAAGCGCGTCTGCACGCCGTACTCCTCCTTGAGCGCGGCGACGTACGACGCATAGGTGCGCGTGCTGACCCCCACCCGCTTGGCGCTGGCCGAGTCGCTGTGGCCCTCGGTCAGCATGCGCACCGTCAATTGCCGGATCTCCGCGGCGATCTCGCTCTCGGTGGTCCGGGTGGTCTTGTCGTAGTCACGGCCCCGCTCCCACGACCGCTCGAAGACGTCGATGAGGTACTCCACCAGCCAGCGGTCGTGGATGATGACCGCCGTCTGGGTGGTCTCGCCGGGGATCATCGCGAGCCGCCGGTCGATGACGATGAGGCGGTTGAAGAACTCGTCGAGGGTGCGGATCTCCGCCCCCTTCTGGCGCATCACGTCGACGTAGTCGCGCATCGAGCGGCTGCGTCGCGCCGTGTGCTGGTAGAGCGTGCGCATCCGCACGCCCCGCTCGAGCGCCCGCAGGTCGCGCGAGGACGCGATCGCCAGCGCCTGGGCCCGGCGAGGTCCGGCCGGCTGCGCGGTGAGCAGCTCCTCCTCGGCGTCGTCGACGGCCCCCTCGAGGAAGCGGTTGATGGCGTCGAGGCCGCGGATCTCCTCGTGGGTCGCGCTGCTGGAGGGCGTACGCCGGAACGCACTGGCCAGCGACGACAGGGTGTCCGCCCAGGCCGCCGACTCGGCCAGCAGCTCGACGGCCTGGCGCCCCATCGGCGCCACCAGGCCCGCCTGGAGGGTGGCGGGGTCGACGGGCAGCCAGCCGCCCCGCTCGTCGTCGAGGCGCAGCAGCCCCAGCTCGACCAGCAGCTGGACCGAGGCGTGGGCGGGGTGCTCCTCGGCGAGCCGCTCGTCGTCGGGGCGCAGCACGCCCTCGCGGACCACGTCGCGGAACAGCTGGCCGGCCTCGGCGTCGAGGAGCGTCCGCCTGCCGGTCCCGCCCTCGCCGTCCATGGACGCCATCATGGCGCCCCGGTGGACAAGACGCACGAGGACCCGCACCCCTGGGGGCGCGGGTCCGGCGTGGTGGTGCGGTGGTGGGTCAGCAGCGTCGCTCAGGCGCCGAGGCGCGCCTTGAGGCCGTCGAGCTCGGTCCAGAGCACGGTCGGCAGGTCGTCGCCGAACTTCTCGAACCACTCGGTGATCTGCGGGATCTCGGCCTTCCACTCGTCCACGTCGAC
This genomic interval from Nocardioides scoriae contains the following:
- a CDS encoding MATE family efflux transporter — translated: MHLGRLLRLPPTARRAGWNLLDQVISAGTNAALSFIVANSVDETSFGGFAVAFTVFSLAIGLSRAFSTSPLAIRFSDVPEGDYRAAAGAAVGTAVTMGLIGSVLALVGAALVDGVAGQSLLALAVVLPGLLAQDAWRYVFIAAGRPAAAVVNDGAWAVVQIAAVVALVTAGASSVALLIVAWGVSAAAAALLGVRQGRSWPHVRRARSWLRDHRDLTGYVAAEFATLQFLQQGALLVIATIGSLATIGALRGAQVLLGPVAILAVAAFGFAVPELSRQRRRFNRRQWLVWSGSMSLVVALLGLTWGLFFLLAPDVVGETLLGSTWPGTQTVLVPGIVQSFSAALGVGFASALYAMDRAPLTMIVHVPQATLMFLLGVGGAVLHGAQGAAWGFAAAFTVVLPIWGFLVVREAGRTVERFAREAAEESAESA
- a CDS encoding DegT/DnrJ/EryC1/StrS family aminotransferase, translated to MLPAWRLLGRGLERPPRREGPVITATAATTASVHVPVYRPYLGEEVQEAARAALEAGWLGMGKLSRDFETGLEDYLGLTDRHVVSTNSCTEALHIAARLIGLGPGDEVICPSFTYVAGHQALSRTGADIVFCDVEPDTLCIDPDQVRALITDRTRAILAVDYLGLPCKLDELMQIAHEHGLRVIEDAAHAFGTLSDGRPVGSFGDITCFSFGPVKMMTTLEGGAVVTGDPADTQVLRELRHLGIDSDTDARYRNQRNWDFDVVRQGYRCHLGSVPSAIGLAQLAMVDEFIGNRQDYCRYYDAQLGDLDGLQLFETDWEGIAPYIYVVRVRDPELRQDLVEHLKSRGVATGIHFLGAHEFSFYADARRGPLDVTELATQQVLTLPLHPYMDTATLDRVVSGIRSFFEAAADGAEGIAQTA
- a CDS encoding glycosyltransferase, which codes for MSADPAPGADALPSLSVVMACRNGADALPETLEALAAQVYPGWWEVVFVDNGSTDDTVEVAGRYADRFERWTLRRNPDPGYQPSAINHGIATSTGEVIAFLDADDLVETDYLLHLGRALRTAELVGGKVDITRLNSPEVQRRRRPLQTERIETYDDYLPAVVGAAMGSTRAAMELVGGWDASLPTQHDLDVCWRLHRAGVRAEFVPEAVLHYRYREGASQVWHQELGYGEGEVALYRRHRAHGMPRRGPAQVLVSCARVLLAVLTAWRPGGRERVATQVGHQVGRVRGSLRYRTLFL
- a CDS encoding phospholipase D-like domain-containing protein; translation: MDGEGGTGRRTLLDAEAGQLFRDVVREGVLRPDDERLAEEHPAHASVQLLVELGLLRLDDERGGWLPVDPATLQAGLVAPMGRQAVELLAESAAWADTLSSLASAFRRTPSSSATHEEIRGLDAINRFLEGAVDDAEEELLTAQPAGPRRAQALAIASSRDLRALERGVRMRTLYQHTARRSRSMRDYVDVMRQKGAEIRTLDEFFNRLIVIDRRLAMIPGETTQTAVIIHDRWLVEYLIDVFERSWERGRDYDKTTRTTESEIAAEIRQLTVRMLTEGHSDSASAKRVGVSTRTYASYVAALKEEYGVQTRFQLGLAMGQKDTESAPDN